A DNA window from Jaculus jaculus isolate mJacJac1 chromosome 1, mJacJac1.mat.Y.cur, whole genome shotgun sequence contains the following coding sequences:
- the LOC123457717 gene encoding Golgi SNAP receptor complex member 1-like, with protein sequence MVVGTSNYWEDLRKQARQLENELDLILVSFSNLCTSYSYSSTQDGRRDRYSSDTTPLLNGSSQDRMFETMAIEIEQLLARLTGVNDKMAEYANSAGVPSLNAALMHTLKRHRDILQDYTHEFHKTKANFMAIRERENLMGSVRKDIESYKSGSGVNNRRTELFLKEHDHLRNSDRLIEETISIAMATKENMTSQRGMLKSIHSKMNTLANCFPAVNSLIQRINFRKR encoded by the exons ATGGTGGTGGGAACGAGCAATTACTGGGAAGATCTCAGGAAACAGGCTCGTCAGCTGGAAAATGAACTTGACCTGATACTTGTTTCCTTCAGTAATCTATGTACAAGTTACAGTTATAGCAGCACCCAAGATGGAAGACGCGACAGGTATAGTTCTGA cacaacaCCCCTTTTAAATGGATCAAGCCAGGACAGAATGTTCGAGACAATGGCAATTGAGATTGAGCAGCTTTTGGCCAGGCTTACAGGAGTAAATGATAAAATGGCAGAATATGCCAACAGTGCAGGTGTCCCCTCCTTGAATGCAGCACTAATGCATACATTAAAGCGACATAGAGATATACTGCAGGACTATACACATGAATTCCATAAAACCAAAGCAAATTTTATGGCAATACGGGAAAGGGAGAATCTTATGGGATCAGTGAGAAAAGATATTGAGTCATATAAAAGTGGATCTGGAGTCAATAACAGGAGAACTGAGCTATTTTTGAAAGAACATGACCACCTTCGAAACTCAGATCGCCTGATAGAAGAAACAATAAGCATTGCTATggcaacaaaagaaaatatgacttCGCAGAGAGGAATGCTAAAGTCAATTCACAGCAAAATGAACACTTTGGCCAATTGTTTTCCTGCTGTGAACAGCCTAATCCAGAGGATCAACTTCAGGAAGAGGTGA